In Primulina eburnea isolate SZY01 chromosome 14, ASM2296580v1, whole genome shotgun sequence, the following proteins share a genomic window:
- the LOC140812750 gene encoding large ribosomal subunit protein eL22y-like yields the protein MAKLSKGVGAGAQKGGKKKAATFVIDCAKPVEDKIMEIASLEKFLQERIKVAGKPGALGDAVTVTRDKTKITVTANDTNFSKRYLKYLTKKYLKKNNVRDWLRVIASNKDRSVYELRYFNIAENEAEEED from the exons ATGGCGAAGCTGAGTAAAGGAGTCGGGGCTGGCGCTCAGAAAGGGGGGAAAAAGAAGGCCGCGACGTTTGTTATCGACTGCGCGAAGCCGGTTGAGGACAAGATCATGGAAATCGCCTCACTGGAAAAGTTCCTTCAGGAGCGCATCAAGGTAGCTGGGAAGCCTGGGGCTCTGGGAGACGCCGTTACTGTCACCCGGGATAAGACAAAGATCACGGTTACGGCTAATGACACAAACTTCTCTAAGAG GTATTTGAAATACTTGACAAAGAAATATCTGAAGAAGAATAATGTGCGTGATTGGCTCCGAGTTATAGCTTCCAACAAAGATCGTAGTGTGTATGAATTGAGGTATTTCAATATTGCTGAGAACGAGGCCGAAGAGGAGGATTGA